The nucleotide window TTTGGAAATTTCTTTTTAAGAAGTTCTAATTGAGTAGATTTTCCAGCTGTATCAATTCCTTCTATAACTGCATACATTCAACAACTCTTGCTGGAACTAAATGTTCAAATTTTCCATTAAATCTTATAATTTCTCTTACTATTGTTGAACTTACAAAAGCATTTTGTAGAGTTGGCATAAGATATAAAGTCTCTATTTTTTTATTTATTGAAGAGTTAGCATAACCCATTTGTAGTTCAAATTCAAAATCAGAAACAGCCCTTAATCCTCTAATTATTGTATGAACTTCTAATTCTATTGCTAAATCTACAAGTAGAGTATCAAATCCTAAAACACTAACACCACTTATTTCTTGAGTTGATGCTTTTACAAATTCAACTCTTTGTTCATGTGAAAACATAGGCTTTTTTAGTTCACTTTTTGCAACAGCAATAATCACTTCATCAAATATATTTGCTGCTCTTTTTATAATATCCAAATGACCATTTGTAATTGGGTCAAATGTACCACTATATATTGCTTTTTTATATGAATTCATAGTAATATCCCATTTTTTTTAACATATTTAATTCCATCTTTTATATAAATTATTATCTATTTTTAACAAATCAAACCATTTACCAATCAAAAATTTTTCCATCTCTTCCAAACTTTGTTGATTACTGTAATAGCCTAAAATTGGAGGAGCAATTATAACTCCTAATTTAGATAATTTCAACATATTTTTCAAAGTTATTGTATTAAGAGGCATCTCTCTTGGCGCGATTATAATATCTCTTTTTTCTTTTAACATAACAGAAAAAGCTCTTGTGATTAAAGAATCTGCAATGCCAACACTACATTTTGCAAGAGTATTTTGAGAACAAGGAAGAATAATCATTTTATCA belongs to Arcobacter defluvii and includes:
- the coaD gene encoding pantetheine-phosphate adenylyltransferase; amino-acid sequence: MNSYKKAIYSGTFDPITNGHLDIIKRAANIFDEVIIAVAKSELKKPMFSHEQRVEFVKASTQEISGVSVLGFDTLLVDLAIELEVHTIIRGLRAVSDFEFELQMGYANSSINKKIETLYLMPTLQNAFVSSTIVREIIRFNGKFEHLVPARVVECMQL
- a CDS encoding UbiX family flavin prenyltransferase — encoded protein: MRITVAISGASGTNLGINFIKELPKDFEIFVVFSKSAKKALKLENNLQIDDLFKDYKNITIFKDSNIGASIASGSFKVDKMIILPCSQNTLAKCSVGIADSLITRAFSVMLKEKRDIIIAPREMPLNTITLKNMLKLSKLGVIIAPPILGYYSNQQSLEEMEKFLIGKWFDLLKIDNNLYKRWN